Proteins encoded by one window of Aphis gossypii isolate Hap1 chromosome X, ASM2018417v2, whole genome shotgun sequence:
- the LOC126552566 gene encoding uncharacterized protein LOC126552566: MAKNNLDWINNLIGQSYNGAANMRGEYKGVQSLIKNENKSAIYVWCHAHRLNLIVKEAVSSCTDAVNLFAALNTVLTSRNAVIETLATIKLSEGPGDAKTGAAASGLLDYFTSYRFLIVAIMFKKLFQIIKPANKILQTRDLDLLAATNLIESAKHKIKLLNNRSLNAFQDIIKEVDQFVIDSEQEFTPIVVSRPKRCPKKSGELSKDTPILDPVKQIRIECFNKTLDIIQMDFSERFNINETGLMKDLSLISRRRIMEVRKNPETLPKDAFIIPVSSCSVERSFSKLKLVKTKLRTTITEERLENLMRISCEQDVDIDNEKVINLFAQKSWLGYFNLAHR; this comes from the exons atggctaaaaataatttggattGGATTAACAACTTAATAGGACAGTCCTATAATGGCGCTGCTAATATGCGTGGTGAGTATAAAGGTGTGCAAtccttaattaaaaatgaaaataaatcagcAATATATGTATGGTGTCACGCCCATCGCttgaatttaatagttaaagaaGCAGTTTCTTCTTGCACAGATGCAGTAAACCTCTTTG CTGCTTTAAATACAGTTTTGACCTCTCGTAATGCTGTGATTGAGACCCTGGCCACAATTAAACTTTCTGAAGGTCCTGGAGACGCCAAAACAGGAGCTGCAGCTAGTGGtcttttagattattttacttCTTATCGTTTTCTAATTGTAGCAATAATGTTTAAGaaactatttcaaataattaaacctgctaataaaatattgcaaacTCGTGATTTGGACTTGTTAGCTGCAACAAATTTGATAGAAAGtgctaaacataaaattaaattattaaataatagaagtTTAAATGCTTTTCAAGACATTATAAAGGAAGTTGATCAATTTGTAATTGATTCGGAACAAGAATTTACTCCAATTGTAGTATCTAGACCAAAACGATGCCCAAAAAAATCAGGTGAGTTAAGTAAAGATACTCCCATATTAGACCCTGTGAAACAAATTAgaattgaatgttttaataaaacacttgatattattcaaatggaTTTTAGTgaacgttttaatattaatgagacTGGCTTAATGAAAGATCTATCACTAATTTCAAGAAGAAGAATTATGGAAGTGAGAAAAAATCCAGAAACTCTTCCAAAAGAtgcttttattata CCGGTTTCAAGCTGTAGCGTGGAAAGGAGTTTCTCCAAACTAAAACTTGTGAAGACCAAACTACGAACAACTATAACTGAAGAAAGACTGGAAAATCTTATGCGAATTTCATGTGAGCAAGATGTTGACATAGATAatgaaaaagttattaatttatttgcccAAAAAA gtTGGTTAGGTTACTTCAATTTGGCACATAGATAG